A single genomic interval of Methylobacterium bullatum harbors:
- the epmA gene encoding Elongation factor P--(R)-beta-lysine ligase, with protein sequence MTGSPSPWWAPHRHADRRPALLARNRIVAALRGHFAALDFVEVDAAALQVSPGNEAHLSAFATSAIGHDGAASPLYLHTSPEFACKKLLAAGEMRLFSLARVFRNRERGPLHHPEFTMLEWYRAGEDYEVLMRDCAEILALAADEAKVRSFRFRGRESDPFAAFERLTLAEAFWRRAGIDLLATIEPGGGTDRDGLAAAVSACGLRVAEDDSWADLFSRVLVALIEPKLGDGRPTLLYEYPVSEAALARPSPRDPRVAERFELYACGVELANAFGELTDPHEQRRRFEIEMAEKARIYGETYPIDEDFLSALAIMPEASGIALGLDRLVMLAVGAPRIDDVIWTPVAETAVGMGEGA encoded by the coding sequence GTGACCGGTTCTCCCTCGCCCTGGTGGGCACCGCACCGGCATGCCGACCGCCGACCGGCGCTTCTGGCGCGAAACCGCATCGTCGCGGCCCTGCGCGGGCATTTCGCGGCCCTCGACTTCGTCGAGGTGGACGCCGCCGCCCTGCAGGTGTCGCCCGGCAACGAGGCCCATCTCTCGGCCTTCGCCACCTCCGCCATCGGCCATGACGGGGCCGCCTCCCCGCTCTATCTCCACACCTCGCCGGAATTCGCCTGCAAGAAGCTGCTGGCGGCGGGAGAGATGCGGCTATTCAGTCTGGCGCGTGTGTTCCGCAACCGCGAGCGCGGTCCCCTGCACCATCCGGAATTCACCATGCTCGAATGGTACCGGGCCGGCGAGGACTACGAGGTCTTGATGCGCGACTGCGCCGAGATCCTGGCGCTGGCAGCCGACGAGGCGAAGGTCCGCTCCTTCCGCTTTCGCGGCCGGGAATCCGATCCCTTCGCGGCCTTCGAGCGCCTCACCCTCGCCGAGGCGTTCTGGCGCCGTGCCGGCATCGACCTCCTGGCGACGATCGAGCCAGGCGGGGGCACGGACAGGGACGGCCTCGCCGCAGCGGTGTCCGCCTGCGGCCTGCGGGTGGCGGAAGACGATTCCTGGGCCGACCTGTTCAGCCGCGTCCTCGTCGCCCTGATCGAGCCGAAGCTCGGCGACGGGCGGCCGACCCTGCTCTACGAGTATCCCGTGAGCGAGGCGGCACTGGCCCGTCCCAGCCCCCGCGACCCCCGCGTGGCGGAGCGGTTCGAGCTCTACGCCTGCGGTGTCGAGCTCGCCAACGCCTTCGGCGAACTCACCGACCCGCACGAGCAGCGGCGGCGGTTCGAGATCGAGATGGCGGAGAAGGCGCGGATCTACGGCGAGACCTACCCGATCGACGAGGATTTCCTCTCGGCACTGGCCATCATGCCGGAGGCGAGCGGCATCGCGCTGGGCCTCGACAGGCTGGTCATGCTCGCGGTGGGCGCGCCGCGCATCGACGACGTGATCTGGACGCCGGTTGCGGAGACAGCGGTGGGAATGGGGGAGGGAGCGTGA
- the kamA gene encoding L-lysine 2,3-aminomutase: MNRPLPRSLRTPAQLVEAGLVATSDLPALEAVAARYAVSLTPDMAELIDPTDPADPIARQFLPRAEELVTRPEEDSDPIGDAAHSPLPGLVHRYPDRVLLKPLHVCPVYCRFCFRREMVGPDGLGTLSEDELAAAFAYIADRREIWEVILTGGDPFALSVRRLGQIAEALAVIPHVKVLRIHTRVPVVEPARVDDDLVAALKRFGGAVYVALHANHPREFTPAATAAIARLVDAGIPMVSQTVLLAGINDDPETLASLMRSFVENRVKPYYLHHGDLAPGTGHLRTGLAAGRDLMGRLRGRMSGLAQPLYVLDIPGGHGKVPVGPSYLGADEAGWRVTDPQGHEHPYPPDADRPDRA; the protein is encoded by the coding sequence GTGAACAGGCCCCTGCCCCGCTCCCTTCGCACCCCCGCGCAGCTCGTCGAAGCCGGGCTCGTCGCTACGTCCGATCTTCCCGCGCTCGAAGCCGTGGCGGCGCGATACGCGGTTTCGCTGACGCCCGACATGGCCGAACTCATCGACCCCACCGACCCCGCCGATCCCATCGCCCGTCAGTTCCTGCCCCGCGCGGAGGAACTGGTGACGCGCCCGGAGGAGGATTCGGACCCGATCGGCGATGCCGCGCATTCGCCGCTTCCGGGCCTCGTCCACCGCTATCCCGACCGGGTGCTGCTGAAGCCGCTCCATGTCTGTCCGGTCTATTGCCGCTTCTGCTTCCGCCGCGAGATGGTGGGGCCGGACGGGCTCGGCACCCTGAGCGAGGATGAACTCGCCGCCGCTTTCGCCTACATCGCTGACCGGAGGGAGATCTGGGAGGTGATCCTCACCGGCGGCGACCCGTTCGCGCTCTCCGTCCGCCGGCTCGGGCAGATCGCCGAGGCCCTCGCCGTCATCCCGCACGTCAAGGTCCTGCGCATCCATACCCGCGTGCCGGTGGTCGAGCCCGCCCGCGTGGACGACGATCTCGTCGCTGCCCTGAAGCGCTTCGGCGGCGCGGTCTATGTCGCGCTCCACGCCAATCATCCGCGCGAATTCACGCCGGCCGCGACAGCCGCCATCGCCCGTCTCGTCGATGCCGGCATCCCGATGGTGAGCCAGACGGTGCTCCTCGCCGGAATCAACGACGACCCGGAGACCCTCGCGAGCCTGATGCGGAGCTTCGTCGAGAACCGGGTGAAACCCTATTATCTCCATCACGGCGATCTCGCGCCGGGCACCGGCCACCTGCGCACCGGATTGGCGGCGGGGCGCGATCTCATGGGGCGCCTGCGCGGGCGCATGTCCGGCCTCGCCCAGCCGCTCTACGTCCTCGATATTCCCGGCGGCCACGGCAAGGTGCCGGTGGGACCGTCCTATCTCGGGGCCGACGAAGCCGGCTGGCGGGTCACCGACCCGCAGGGACATGAGCACCCCTACCCGCCGGATGCGGACAGACCGGACCGGGCTTGA
- the clcD gene encoding Carboxymethylenebutenolidase, giving the protein MDDHGTDKDQRSKGLGGLDGLVVPPFSRRGFVMTSLIAGFTLAEANAQAQVVTTDSAGLVAGEVKIPAGDGPMPGYRAMPEGAGPFPLILVIEEIFGVHEYIKDVCRRLAKVGYCAVAPELYARQGDLSTMTDVKTIVRDVILKTPDAQWIADLDAAASWAVADSKADAGRIGTMGWCRGGRGAWLYAAHRRDLKAAVAWYGPLGGDRTELQPKTAGDVATDLHAPLLAIYGGADTGIPVASVEDARDRANAAGRSVELVVFPEAPHGFHADYRPSYRKDSAEQGWARALAFLKSHGVG; this is encoded by the coding sequence ATGGACGATCACGGGACGGACAAGGACCAGCGGAGCAAGGGACTGGGCGGCCTCGACGGGCTCGTGGTCCCGCCCTTCTCGCGGCGGGGCTTCGTCATGACGAGCCTCATCGCCGGGTTCACCCTGGCCGAGGCGAACGCGCAGGCGCAGGTGGTCACGACGGATTCGGCCGGTCTCGTTGCCGGTGAGGTGAAGATTCCGGCGGGCGATGGGCCGATGCCGGGTTATCGGGCAATGCCCGAGGGGGCGGGTCCGTTTCCCCTGATTCTCGTGATCGAAGAGATTTTCGGGGTTCACGAATACATCAAGGACGTCTGCCGCCGTCTGGCCAAGGTCGGCTATTGCGCGGTCGCGCCCGAACTCTACGCGCGGCAAGGCGATCTCTCGACGATGACGGACGTGAAAACGATCGTCCGCGACGTCATCCTGAAGACCCCGGACGCCCAGTGGATCGCGGATCTCGACGCTGCGGCATCCTGGGCCGTCGCCGATTCGAAGGCCGATGCGGGTCGGATCGGCACGATGGGATGGTGTCGCGGAGGACGCGGAGCATGGCTCTACGCGGCGCATAGACGCGACCTGAAGGCAGCGGTGGCGTGGTACGGCCCGCTCGGCGGCGACCGCACAGAGCTTCAGCCCAAAACGGCGGGAGACGTGGCGACCGATCTCCATGCACCGCTTCTCGCGATCTATGGCGGTGCCGATACGGGTATCCCCGTGGCCAGCGTCGAGGACGCCCGCGACCGGGCGAACGCCGCGGGGCGCAGCGTCGAGCTCGTCGTCTTCCCGGAGGCGCCACACGGGTTTCACGCCGATTACCGGCCGAGCTATCGCAAGGACAGCGCCGAGCAGGGTTGGGCTCGTGCTCTGGCGTTCCTAAAAAGCCACGGGGTCGGGTAA
- the cspE gene encoding Cold shock-like protein CspE produces the protein MGRIATRDSVWVAYMSDDVGSGPHGLHASGESVNGRSTDLADGEVLRPLDLVEVSGRIKWFDVSKGFGFILPDDGSADVLVHITCLRRDGHQAASEGARIVVEATERPRGWQAFRVISLDQSTATHPSELPMPRTHVSVTATSGLETAVVKWFNRLRGFGFLSRGDGSPDIFVHMETLRRYGIAELKPGETVLVRYGDGSKGKMAAEVRLLDGALPASH, from the coding sequence ATGGGGCGGATCGCGACGCGTGATTCGGTGTGGGTTGCTTACATGTCGGACGATGTCGGATCAGGCCCGCATGGGCTTCACGCCTCGGGGGAATCGGTCAACGGGCGCAGCACCGATCTCGCCGACGGAGAGGTGCTGCGCCCCCTCGACCTCGTCGAGGTTTCGGGCCGCATCAAGTGGTTCGACGTGTCGAAAGGGTTCGGTTTCATCCTGCCGGACGACGGCTCCGCCGACGTGCTGGTTCACATCACCTGCCTTCGCCGCGATGGACATCAGGCGGCGAGCGAAGGCGCACGGATCGTGGTGGAAGCCACCGAGCGGCCGCGTGGCTGGCAGGCTTTCCGGGTGATCTCCCTCGATCAGTCGACGGCGACGCATCCGTCCGAACTCCCAATGCCCCGCACCCATGTGAGCGTGACGGCGACGAGCGGGCTCGAGACGGCGGTGGTTAAGTGGTTCAACCGTCTGCGCGGATTCGGCTTCCTGAGCCGTGGCGACGGCTCTCCCGACATCTTCGTCCATATGGAAACGTTGCGTCGCTATGGAATCGCCGAACTGAAGCCCGGCGAGACCGTTCTCGTTCGGTATGGCGACGGTTCGAAGGGCAAGATGGCGGCCGAGGTTCGGCTTCTGGACGGCGCACTGCCCGCCTCCCACTGA
- the efp gene encoding Elongation factor P — protein sequence MKVIASTLRKGNVVDKDGKLYVILTVENIHPGKGTPVTQLDMRRITDGVKVSERYRTTESVERAFVEDREHTFLYEDGEGYHFMNPENYDQVAVPKDVVGSAAPYLQEGMKVMLALHNDVPLTIELPQRVTLEITETEPAMKGQTASSSYKPAILSNGVRTAVPPHVAVGTRVVILTEDGSYVERAKD from the coding sequence GTGAAGGTGATCGCCTCTACGCTCCGCAAGGGCAACGTCGTCGACAAGGACGGCAAGCTCTACGTCATCTTGACGGTGGAGAACATCCATCCCGGCAAGGGCACTCCCGTGACGCAGCTCGACATGCGCCGCATCACCGACGGGGTGAAGGTGTCCGAGCGCTACCGCACCACCGAGTCGGTGGAACGCGCCTTCGTGGAGGACCGCGAGCACACCTTCCTGTACGAGGATGGCGAGGGCTACCACTTCATGAACCCTGAGAACTACGATCAGGTGGCGGTGCCCAAGGACGTCGTCGGCAGCGCCGCGCCTTACCTTCAGGAGGGCATGAAGGTGATGCTGGCCCTGCACAACGACGTGCCGCTCACGATCGAACTGCCCCAGCGCGTCACCCTCGAGATCACCGAGACCGAGCCGGCGATGAAGGGCCAGACGGCCTCTTCCTCCTACAAGCCGGCGATCCTATCCAACGGCGTGCGCACCGCCGTGCCGCCGCATGTGGCTGTGGGCACCCGCGTGGTCATCCTGACGGAAGACGGTTCCTACGTGGAACGCGCCAAGGATTGA
- the accA1_1 gene encoding Acetyl-/propionyl-coenzyme A carboxylase alpha chain, translating into MFEKILIANRGEIACRIIKTARRMGIKTVAVYSDADRDAVHVAMADEAVHIGPAPAAQSYLIIDKIIEACKQTGAQAVHPGYGFLSEREAFPKALEAAGIVFIGPNPGAIAAMGDKIESKKAASAANVSTVPGFLGVIESPEHAVTIADEIGYPVMIKASAGGGGKGMRIAYSSDEVAEGFARAKSEAASSFGDDRVFVEKFITDPRHIEIQVIGDKHGNVIYLGERECSIQRRNQKVIEEAPSPLLDEATRKKMGEQAVALAKAVSYDSAGTVEFVAGQDKSFYFLEMNTRLQVEHPVTEMITGLDLVEMMIRSAYGEALPLTQDQVKLNGWAVESRVYAEDPTRNFLPSIGRLTTYRPPEEGPFGSAIVRNDTGVEEGGEIAIHYDPMIAKLVTWAPTRAEAIESQGEALDSFAIDGIRHNIPFLSALMAHPRWRSGNISTGFIAEEFPEGFSAPEPTGEIAQRMAAAAAAIDHKLNTRKRGISGQMRDPALLHFERDRVVILAGQSYPVTVDDLGDQIVVTAEDGKTWTVESDWRPGEPVWSGEIGGTRVAIQVRGLLNGVALQHGGAAAEARVFTRREAELAALMPVKENAGSGKQVLCPMPGLVKAILVKEGQEVKNGEPLAIVEAMKMENVLRAERDGTISKIEAKEGDSLAVDAVIIEFA; encoded by the coding sequence ATGTTCGAGAAAATCCTGATTGCGAACCGCGGCGAGATTGCGTGCCGCATCATCAAGACCGCGCGCAGGATGGGCATCAAGACGGTCGCCGTCTATTCCGATGCCGACAGGGACGCCGTGCACGTGGCGATGGCCGACGAGGCGGTCCATATCGGCCCCGCTCCGGCCGCACAGTCCTACCTGATCATCGACAAGATCATCGAGGCCTGCAAGCAGACCGGCGCCCAGGCGGTCCATCCGGGCTACGGCTTCCTGTCCGAGCGCGAGGCGTTCCCGAAAGCGCTGGAGGCCGCCGGCATCGTCTTCATCGGCCCCAATCCCGGCGCCATCGCCGCCATGGGCGATAAGATCGAATCCAAGAAGGCGGCCTCGGCTGCCAACGTCTCCACCGTGCCGGGCTTCCTCGGCGTCATCGAGAGCCCCGAACACGCCGTCACCATCGCCGACGAGATCGGCTATCCGGTGATGATCAAGGCCTCCGCCGGCGGTGGCGGCAAGGGCATGCGCATCGCCTATTCCTCCGACGAGGTCGCGGAGGGCTTCGCCCGCGCCAAGTCCGAGGCCGCCTCGTCCTTCGGCGACGACCGCGTGTTCGTGGAGAAGTTCATCACCGACCCGCGCCACATCGAGATCCAGGTGATCGGCGACAAGCACGGCAACGTCATCTATCTCGGCGAGCGCGAATGCTCGATCCAGCGCCGCAACCAGAAGGTGATCGAGGAAGCGCCGTCGCCGCTCCTCGACGAGGCGACCCGGAAGAAGATGGGCGAGCAGGCCGTGGCGCTCGCCAAAGCCGTCTCCTACGATTCCGCTGGTACCGTCGAGTTCGTCGCCGGCCAGGACAAGTCGTTCTACTTCCTCGAGATGAACACCCGTCTCCAGGTCGAACATCCGGTCACCGAGATGATCACCGGCCTCGATCTCGTGGAGATGATGATCCGCTCGGCCTATGGCGAGGCGCTGCCGCTGACGCAGGATCAGGTGAAGCTCAACGGCTGGGCCGTGGAGAGCCGCGTCTATGCCGAGGACCCGACCCGCAACTTCCTGCCCTCCATCGGCCGCCTGACCACCTACCGGCCGCCGGAAGAGGGGCCGTTCGGCTCGGCAATCGTGCGTAACGATACCGGCGTGGAGGAGGGCGGCGAAATCGCGATCCACTACGATCCGATGATCGCCAAGCTGGTGACCTGGGCGCCGACTCGCGCCGAGGCGATCGAATCGCAGGGCGAGGCGCTGGATTCCTTCGCCATCGACGGCATCCGCCACAACATTCCGTTCCTATCGGCCCTCATGGCGCATCCGCGCTGGCGCTCGGGCAACATCTCCACCGGCTTCATCGCCGAGGAATTTCCGGAGGGCTTCTCGGCGCCGGAGCCGACGGGCGAGATCGCCCAGCGCATGGCCGCCGCCGCCGCCGCGATCGACCACAAGCTCAACACCCGCAAGCGTGGCATCTCGGGCCAGATGCGCGATCCGGCCTTGCTCCATTTCGAGCGCGACCGCGTCGTGATCCTGGCCGGTCAATCCTACCCGGTGACGGTGGACGATCTCGGCGACCAGATCGTCGTCACGGCCGAGGACGGCAAGACCTGGACGGTGGAGAGCGACTGGCGTCCGGGCGAGCCTGTCTGGTCGGGTGAGATCGGCGGCACCCGCGTCGCCATCCAGGTCCGCGGCCTCCTCAACGGCGTGGCGCTCCAGCACGGCGGAGCGGCGGCCGAGGCTCGGGTCTTCACCCGGCGCGAGGCGGAGCTCGCCGCCCTGATGCCGGTCAAGGAGAATGCCGGCTCCGGCAAGCAGGTGCTCTGCCCGATGCCCGGTCTGGTGAAGGCCATCCTGGTGAAGGAAGGCCAGGAGGTGAAGAACGGCGAACCCCTCGCCATCGTCGAGGCGATGAAGATGGAGAACGTCCTGCGCGCCGAGCGGGACGGCACGATCTCCAAGATCGAAGCGAAGGAAGGCGACAGCCTCGCGGTCGACGCGGTCATCATCGAATTCGCCTGA